A genomic segment from Oryctolagus cuniculus chromosome 16 unlocalized genomic scaffold, mOryCun1.1 SUPER_16_unloc_1, whole genome shotgun sequence encodes:
- the CLEC4G gene encoding C-type lectin domain family 4 member G isoform X2 yields the protein MPLGWEPTPCPQEIRPKLQREAASDHLRGHWGRWTSWRHRIFFLALAVLVATVLWALILSVLLSEASSEREALLQHQDALSTNASKHATALDTLKKEVGACGSCCKENKAQLQKAVLELAATQAKLLEQESALKELTTRVTQEVAKASRDRENIRSELYRALDNTKVQNGSCEPCPDKWLLFEGSCYFFSERPDTWEQAQQQCALISGHLVIVGGLEEQGFLSRNLQYKYGYWLGLRAVRRRGRIEGYQWVDGVPLSFSHWNTGEPNDSRGQEDCVMMLDSGLWNDAPCGNTRDNWICEKRRSC from the exons ATGCCTCTTGGCTGGGAGCCAACCCCATGTCCACAGGAAATAAGGCCCAAACTCCAAAGAGAAGCTGCCAGCGACCACCTAAGGG GGCACTGGGGACGCTGGACATCCTGGAGACACAGAATcttcttcctggctttggctgttctGGTGGCCACAGTTTTGTGGGCGCTCATCCTGAGTGTCCTCTTGTCCGAGG CCTCCAGCGAGCGGGAGGCGCTACTCCAGCACCAGGACGCGCTGAGTACAAACG CCTCCAAGCACGCGACGGCGCTGGATACCTTGAAGAAGGAGGTCGGAGCCTGCGGGAGCTGCT GCAAGGAAAACAAGGCTCAGCTGCAGAAGGCAGTCCTGGAGCTGGCGGCTACCCAGGCCAAGCTGTTGGAACAAGAGAGCGCCCTGAAAGAACTGACCACCCGCG TGACGCAGGAGGTGGCTAAAGCGAGCAGGGACCGCGAGAACATCCGCAGTGAGCTGTACCGGGCACTGGACAACACCAAGGTCCAGAATG GCTCCTGCGAGCCGTGTCCCGACAAGTGGCTCCTCTTCGAGGGCTCCTGCTACTTTTTCTCCGAGAGGCCGGACACGTGGGAGCAGGCGCAGCAGCAATGCGCACTTATCAGTGGGCACCTGGTGATTGTTGGGGGCCTGGAGGAGCAG GGCTTCCTGAGCCGGAATTTGCAATACAAGTACGGTTACTGGCTGGGCCTCCGGGCCGTGCGTCGGCGGGGCAGGATTGAAGGCTACCAGTGGGTGGACGGAGTCCCGCTCAGTTTCAG CCACTGGAACACTGGGGAGCCCAATGACTCCAGGGGCCAGGAGGACTGTGTCATGATGCTGGATTCCGGGTTGTGGAATGACGCCCCCTGTGGGAATACGAGAGATAACTGGATTTGTGAGAAGAGGCGCAGCTGCTGA
- the CLEC4G gene encoding C-type lectin domain family 4 member G isoform X1: MHKRRPKSRLRFLLALKLKLLEATYAPSTQSWCPTATLLTPNKCLLLSGRKIPPLPGSCRRAEEGKLSWSGGGDFLGTQQVSELGWVLRMPLGWEPTPCPQEIRPKLQREAASDHLRGHWGRWTSWRHRIFFLALAVLVATVLWALILSVLLSEASSEREALLQHQDALSTNASKHATALDTLKKEVGACGSCCKENKAQLQKAVLELAATQAKLLEQESALKELTTRVTQEVAKASRDRENIRSELYRALDNTKVQNGSCEPCPDKWLLFEGSCYFFSERPDTWEQAQQQCALISGHLVIVGGLEEQGFLSRNLQYKYGYWLGLRAVRRRGRIEGYQWVDGVPLSFSHWNTGEPNDSRGQEDCVMMLDSGLWNDAPCGNTRDNWICEKRRSC, translated from the exons AAAACTGAAGCTTCTAGAAGCTACCTACGCCCCCTCCACCCAGTCCTGGTGTCCAACAGCCACGCTGCTCACCCCCAACAAGTGCCTGCTCCTCTCTGGCCGGAAGATCCCGCCCCTGCCAGGCAGCTGCAGGAGAGCTGAAGAAGGGAAGCTGAGCTGGTCTGGGGGAGGGGACTTTCTTGGGACCCAGCAGGTGTCAGAACTTGGCTGGGTTCTGCGCATGCCTCTTGGCTGGGAGCCAACCCCATGTCCACAGGAAATAAGGCCCAAACTCCAAAGAGAAGCTGCCAGCGACCACCTAAGGG GGCACTGGGGACGCTGGACATCCTGGAGACACAGAATcttcttcctggctttggctgttctGGTGGCCACAGTTTTGTGGGCGCTCATCCTGAGTGTCCTCTTGTCCGAGG CCTCCAGCGAGCGGGAGGCGCTACTCCAGCACCAGGACGCGCTGAGTACAAACG CCTCCAAGCACGCGACGGCGCTGGATACCTTGAAGAAGGAGGTCGGAGCCTGCGGGAGCTGCT GCAAGGAAAACAAGGCTCAGCTGCAGAAGGCAGTCCTGGAGCTGGCGGCTACCCAGGCCAAGCTGTTGGAACAAGAGAGCGCCCTGAAAGAACTGACCACCCGCG TGACGCAGGAGGTGGCTAAAGCGAGCAGGGACCGCGAGAACATCCGCAGTGAGCTGTACCGGGCACTGGACAACACCAAGGTCCAGAATG GCTCCTGCGAGCCGTGTCCCGACAAGTGGCTCCTCTTCGAGGGCTCCTGCTACTTTTTCTCCGAGAGGCCGGACACGTGGGAGCAGGCGCAGCAGCAATGCGCACTTATCAGTGGGCACCTGGTGATTGTTGGGGGCCTGGAGGAGCAG GGCTTCCTGAGCCGGAATTTGCAATACAAGTACGGTTACTGGCTGGGCCTCCGGGCCGTGCGTCGGCGGGGCAGGATTGAAGGCTACCAGTGGGTGGACGGAGTCCCGCTCAGTTTCAG CCACTGGAACACTGGGGAGCCCAATGACTCCAGGGGCCAGGAGGACTGTGTCATGATGCTGGATTCCGGGTTGTGGAATGACGCCCCCTGTGGGAATACGAGAGATAACTGGATTTGTGAGAAGAGGCGCAGCTGCTGA
- the CLEC4G gene encoding C-type lectin domain family 4 member G isoform X3, translating to MDTPGYSKWDGMSEDVSRGHWGRWTSWRHRIFFLALAVLVATVLWALILSVLLSEASSEREALLQHQDALSTNASKHATALDTLKKEVGACGSCCKENKAQLQKAVLELAATQAKLLEQESALKELTTRVTQEVAKASRDRENIRSELYRALDNTKVQNGSCEPCPDKWLLFEGSCYFFSERPDTWEQAQQQCALISGHLVIVGGLEEQGFLSRNLQYKYGYWLGLRAVRRRGRIEGYQWVDGVPLSFSHWNTGEPNDSRGQEDCVMMLDSGLWNDAPCGNTRDNWICEKRRSC from the exons ATGGACACCCCCGGGTACAGCAAGTGGGACGGCATGTCTGAGGACGTGTCCCGGG GGCACTGGGGACGCTGGACATCCTGGAGACACAGAATcttcttcctggctttggctgttctGGTGGCCACAGTTTTGTGGGCGCTCATCCTGAGTGTCCTCTTGTCCGAGG CCTCCAGCGAGCGGGAGGCGCTACTCCAGCACCAGGACGCGCTGAGTACAAACG CCTCCAAGCACGCGACGGCGCTGGATACCTTGAAGAAGGAGGTCGGAGCCTGCGGGAGCTGCT GCAAGGAAAACAAGGCTCAGCTGCAGAAGGCAGTCCTGGAGCTGGCGGCTACCCAGGCCAAGCTGTTGGAACAAGAGAGCGCCCTGAAAGAACTGACCACCCGCG TGACGCAGGAGGTGGCTAAAGCGAGCAGGGACCGCGAGAACATCCGCAGTGAGCTGTACCGGGCACTGGACAACACCAAGGTCCAGAATG GCTCCTGCGAGCCGTGTCCCGACAAGTGGCTCCTCTTCGAGGGCTCCTGCTACTTTTTCTCCGAGAGGCCGGACACGTGGGAGCAGGCGCAGCAGCAATGCGCACTTATCAGTGGGCACCTGGTGATTGTTGGGGGCCTGGAGGAGCAG GGCTTCCTGAGCCGGAATTTGCAATACAAGTACGGTTACTGGCTGGGCCTCCGGGCCGTGCGTCGGCGGGGCAGGATTGAAGGCTACCAGTGGGTGGACGGAGTCCCGCTCAGTTTCAG CCACTGGAACACTGGGGAGCCCAATGACTCCAGGGGCCAGGAGGACTGTGTCATGATGCTGGATTCCGGGTTGTGGAATGACGCCCCCTGTGGGAATACGAGAGATAACTGGATTTGTGAGAAGAGGCGCAGCTGCTGA